One segment of Phragmites australis chromosome 13, lpPhrAust1.1, whole genome shotgun sequence DNA contains the following:
- the LOC133889751 gene encoding uncharacterized protein LOC133889751 — protein sequence MAEAKARAQTRPTAPTPTWAQRAEALTHILTHPSHSPSLHSQLFLASRVPCPPQGPGYTTTYPPFLCPGASLLRWALASVFLPRAARLCLPPSSWRSRCPFQLPPPLVPSSGIEPAPERWAEDELSGYARRRRARRGPVRARPPLSVAGVVFTTVPNIVIIAVIIRELFWVRPNRI from the coding sequence ATGGCGGAGGCCAAAGCCCGCGCCCAAACCCGGCCCACCGCTCCCACACCCACATGGGCGCAGCGGGCCGAGGCGCTAACCCACATCCTGACCCACCCGTCCCACTCGCCGTCGCTCCATTCGCAGCTCTTCCTCGCCTCCCGCGTACCGTGCCCGCCGCAGGGTCCGGGCTACACCACCACCTACCCGCCCTTCCTCTGCCCCGGCGCCTCGCTCCTCCGCTGGGCGCTCGCGTCCGTTTTCCTCCCGCGCGCGGCGCGCCTCTGCCTCCCGCCCTCGTCCTGGCGCTCGCGGTGCCCCTTCCAGCTCCCGCCGCCTCTCGTCCCATCGTCCGGCATCGAACCGGCGCCCGAGCGGTGGGCCGAGGACGAGCTTAGCGGGTACGCGCGCCGGCGGCGCGCGCGGAGGGGACCCGTGAGGGCGCGGCCTCCGCTCTCCGTGGCCGGTGTGGTGTTCACCACCGTGCCCAACATCGTGATCATCGCGGTCATCATCCGCGAGCTCTTCTGGGTCCGGCCCAACCGCATCTGA